The following proteins are co-located in the [Pasteurella] mairii genome:
- the rpmJ gene encoding 50S ribosomal protein L36 has translation MKVRASVKKLCRNCKIVKREGVVRVLCSDPKHKQRQG, from the coding sequence ATGAAAGTTCGTGCTTCCGTTAAGAAGTTATGTCGTAACTGTAAAATTGTTAAACGTGAAGGTGTTGTGCGTGTTTTATGCAGCGACCCTAAACATAAACAACGTCAAGGTTAA
- the secY gene encoding Preprotein translocase subunit SecY, whose protein sequence is MAKQPGYQSRSTQSGTGELKSRLLFVLGALIVFRIGSFIPVPGIDAAVLAQLLEQQKGTIIDMFNMFSGGALSRASIFALGIMPYISASIIIQLLATVHPALSELKKEGEAGRRKISKYTRYSTLVLATVQAIGISTGLPNMLPGLVPNLGFGFYFTAVISLVTGTMFLMWLGEQITERGIGNGISLIIFAGIVAGLPSAIGQTIEQARQGQMHLLVLLLIAVIVFAVTYFVVFVERGQRRIKVEYAKRQQGRQILGGHSTHLPLKVNMAGVIPAIFASSIILFPATLTSWFGQGSSLEWLTDLSMLLHPGQPLYLIVYAVAIIFFSFFYTAMQYNPRDTADNLKKSGAFIPGIRPGEQTSRYIDKIMTRLTLIGGLYITFVCLVPYIMTSAWNVQFYFGGTSLLIVVVVIMDFIVQVQSHLMSTKYESALKKANLKGFGQ, encoded by the coding sequence ATGGCTAAGCAACCAGGTTATCAAAGTAGAAGTACTCAAAGCGGTACAGGTGAACTAAAAAGCAGATTGTTGTTTGTGCTAGGTGCACTTATCGTTTTCCGTATTGGTTCTTTCATTCCGGTTCCTGGTATTGATGCGGCCGTGTTAGCTCAATTACTTGAACAGCAAAAAGGCACCATCATTGACATGTTTAATATGTTCTCTGGTGGTGCATTGAGTCGTGCGTCAATTTTTGCATTAGGTATCATGCCTTATATTTCGGCATCAATTATCATTCAATTATTGGCCACGGTTCATCCTGCATTATCTGAATTAAAGAAAGAAGGTGAAGCCGGACGTCGTAAAATTAGTAAATATACTCGTTATTCGACATTAGTTTTGGCAACCGTACAAGCAATCGGTATTTCCACTGGTTTACCGAATATGCTACCGGGATTAGTACCAAATCTTGGATTTGGTTTTTATTTTACAGCAGTAATCAGCTTGGTAACAGGTACAATGTTCCTTATGTGGTTAGGTGAACAGATTACGGAACGTGGAATTGGTAACGGTATTTCTTTAATTATTTTTGCGGGTATCGTTGCTGGACTTCCTTCAGCAATTGGTCAGACAATTGAGCAGGCTCGTCAAGGGCAAATGCATCTACTAGTTCTTCTATTGATCGCTGTTATTGTATTTGCAGTAACTTACTTTGTTGTCTTTGTAGAAAGAGGACAAAGAAGAATTAAAGTTGAATATGCAAAACGCCAGCAAGGGCGTCAAATTTTAGGTGGTCATTCTACACACTTACCACTTAAAGTGAATATGGCAGGGGTTATTCCTGCAATCTTTGCTTCAAGTATTATCCTTTTCCCTGCTACGTTAACATCGTGGTTTGGTCAAGGTTCTAGTTTAGAATGGTTAACTGATCTGTCAATGTTATTACACCCAGGTCAACCTTTATATTTGATTGTTTATGCGGTTGCGATTATTTTCTTTAGTTTCTTCTACACTGCAATGCAATATAATCCGCGTGATACAGCAGATAATTTGAAAAAATCTGGCGCATTTATACCCGGAATTAGACCAGGTGAACAAACATCACGCTATATTGATAAAATTATGACCCGCCTAACATTGATTGGTGGTTTGTATATCACATTCGTATGTTTGGTTCCTTATATTATGACATCAGCTTGGAATGTTCAGTTTTACTTCGGTGGAACATCTTTATTGATTGTTGTAGTAGTAATTATGGATTTCATCGTTCAGGTTCAAAGTCACTTAATGTCGACAAAATATGAATCTGCGCTGAAAAAAGCAAACCTTAAAGGTTTTGGACAATAA
- the rplO gene encoding 50S ribosomal protein L15, producing the protein MRLNTLSPAEGAKHSAKRLGRGIGSGLGKTGGRGHKGQKSRTGGGVRRGFEGGQMPLYRRLPKFGFTSMKSAVTAEVRLNDLTKVEGNVVTLDTLKAANVLTKDIQFAKVILAGEVKGAVVVRGLRVTKGAKAAIEAAGGSIEE; encoded by the coding sequence ATGCGTTTAAATACTCTATCTCCGGCTGAAGGCGCAAAGCATAGTGCAAAACGTCTTGGTCGTGGTATTGGTTCCGGTTTAGGTAAAACCGGTGGGCGTGGTCACAAAGGTCAAAAATCTCGTACTGGCGGCGGCGTTCGTCGTGGTTTCGAGGGTGGTCAAATGCCTTTATACCGTCGTTTACCGAAATTTGGTTTTACTTCAATGAAATCTGCTGTAACAGCGGAAGTTCGTTTGAATGATTTAACCAAAGTCGAAGGAAACGTAGTCACTTTAGATACATTAAAAGCAGCTAACGTATTAACAAAAGATATTCAATTTGCCAAAGTGATTCTTGCAGGTGAAGTGAAAGGTGCGGTAGTTGTTCGTGGTTTACGTGTAACTAAAGGTGCAAAAGCGGCAATTGAAGCTGCTGGCGGTTCAATCGAGGAATAA
- the rpmD gene encoding 50S ribosomal protein L30: MAKTIKVTQVRSSIARLPKHKATLRGLGLRHMHHTVELIDTPAVRGMINQVSYMVKVEE, from the coding sequence ATGGCTAAAACTATTAAAGTAACACAAGTACGTAGTTCTATTGCTCGTTTACCGAAGCATAAAGCTACTTTGCGTGGTCTTGGTCTTCGCCATATGCATCATACTGTTGAGTTAATTGATACTCCAGCTGTACGCGGTATGATCAACCAAGTTTCATACATGGTTAAAGTGGAGGAGTAA
- the rpsE gene encoding 30S ribosomal protein S5 → MANIEKQAGELQEKLIAVNRVSKTVKGGRIMSFTALTVVGDGNGRVGFGYGKAREVPAAIQKAMEKARRNMITVALNEGTLQHPIKGTHTGSRVFMQPASEGTGIIAGGAMRAVLEVAGVRNVLSKAYGSTNPINVVRATIDALANMKSPEMVAAKRGKTVDEILG, encoded by the coding sequence ATGGCAAACATCGAAAAACAAGCTGGTGAACTGCAAGAGAAGCTAATCGCGGTAAACCGTGTATCAAAAACTGTGAAAGGTGGTCGTATTATGAGCTTTACTGCATTAACTGTAGTAGGTGATGGTAACGGTCGTGTAGGTTTTGGTTATGGTAAAGCGCGCGAAGTTCCGGCAGCGATCCAAAAAGCGATGGAAAAAGCACGTCGCAACATGATTACTGTGGCTTTAAATGAAGGCACATTACAGCATCCTATCAAGGGAACTCACACTGGTTCTCGTGTATTTATGCAACCAGCTAGTGAAGGTACAGGTATTATCGCAGGTGGTGCAATGCGTGCAGTGTTAGAAGTTGCAGGTGTTCGTAACGTTCTTTCTAAAGCATACGGTTCAACTAACCCAATTAACGTTGTTCGTGCAACTATTGATGCGCTTGCAAATATGAAATCACCAGAAATGGTTGCTGCTAAACGTGGCAAAACCGTTGATGAAATTTTGGGGTAA
- the rplR gene encoding 50S ribosomal protein L18, with amino-acid sequence MDKKSARIRRAARARHMMRVQGVTRLVIHRTPRHIYAQVIAPNGSEVLAAASTVEKAISEQVKYTGNKDAAAVVGKLVAERALAKGVKNVAFDRSGFKYHGRVQSLADAAREAGLQF; translated from the coding sequence ATGGATAAGAAATCAGCTCGTATCCGTCGTGCAGCTCGTGCACGTCATATGATGAGAGTGCAAGGTGTAACACGTTTAGTGATTCATCGTACGCCTCGTCATATTTATGCACAAGTAATTGCACCAAACGGTTCAGAAGTGCTTGCCGCTGCTTCTACAGTTGAGAAAGCAATTAGTGAGCAAGTAAAATATACCGGAAATAAAGATGCTGCAGCAGTAGTTGGTAAACTAGTTGCTGAAAGAGCATTGGCAAAAGGCGTTAAAAACGTTGCTTTTGATCGTTCCGGCTTTAAATATCATGGTCGTGTCCAGTCTTTAGCGGACGCTGCCCGTGAAGCTGGTCTACAGTTCTAA
- the rplF gene encoding 50S ribosomal protein L6, whose protein sequence is MSRVAKAPVNIPAGVQVTLNGQLLTVKGKNGELSRTIHNSVEVKQDNNELTFAPREGIVGADAQAGTARALVNAMVIGVTEGFTKKLQLVGVGYRAQIKGNVVALSLGFSHPVEHTLPAGITAECPSQTEIVLKGADKQLIGQVAADIRAYRRPEPYKGKGVRYADEVVRTKEAKKK, encoded by the coding sequence ATGTCTCGTGTTGCAAAAGCACCTGTTAATATTCCTGCCGGTGTTCAAGTTACTTTGAACGGTCAGCTATTAACAGTAAAAGGTAAGAATGGCGAGTTATCTCGTACCATTCATAACTCAGTTGAAGTTAAACAAGATAATAATGAATTGACTTTCGCTCCTCGTGAGGGAATTGTCGGTGCTGATGCACAAGCGGGTACAGCACGCGCATTAGTTAATGCGATGGTTATCGGTGTTACTGAAGGCTTCACTAAGAAGTTACAATTGGTGGGTGTTGGTTATAGAGCACAAATTAAAGGCAACGTTGTTGCATTAAGTTTAGGTTTTTCACACCCTGTTGAGCACACATTACCGGCTGGTATTACCGCTGAATGTCCATCTCAAACCGAAATCGTGTTGAAAGGTGCGGACAAACAGTTAATTGGTCAAGTCGCAGCAGATATTCGTGCTTATCGCCGTCCTGAGCCTTATAAAGGTAAAGGTGTACGTTACGCTGATGAAGTGGTACGTACAAAAGAGGCTAAGAAGAAATAA
- the rpsH gene encoding 30S ribosomal protein S8 gives MSMQDPIADMLTRIRNGQAAKKVAISMPSSKLKVAIANVLAAEGYIESVKVSEGVKPELEITLKYFQGKPVVESIQRVSRPGLRIYKRKDELPKVMGGLGVAVISTSKGVMTDRAARQAGLGGEIICYVA, from the coding sequence ATGAGTATGCAAGATCCAATCGCAGATATGTTGACCCGCATTCGTAACGGTCAAGCTGCGAAAAAAGTTGCGATCAGTATGCCTTCATCCAAGCTAAAAGTGGCGATTGCCAATGTATTAGCAGCGGAAGGTTATATTGAAAGCGTTAAAGTTTCAGAAGGCGTTAAGCCTGAGTTGGAAATTACTTTAAAATATTTCCAAGGCAAACCGGTTGTAGAAAGCATCCAACGTGTGAGCCGCCCTGGTCTACGTATTTATAAACGTAAAGACGAATTACCAAAAGTAATGGGTGGTTTAGGGGTTGCAGTTATTTCTACATCTAAAGGTGTGATGACTGACCGTGCAGCTCGTCAAGCGGGCTTGGGCGGCGAAATCATCTGTTATGTAGCTTAA
- the rpsN gene encoding 30S ribosomal protein S14: MAKQSMKARDVKRVKLAEKFYAKRVELKKIISDVNASDEDRWDAVMKLQTLPRDSSPSRQRNRCRQTGRPHGVLRKFGLSRIKVREAAMRGEIPGLKKASW; this comes from the coding sequence ATGGCTAAACAATCAATGAAAGCACGCGATGTAAAACGCGTTAAATTGGCTGAAAAATTCTATGCTAAACGTGTAGAGTTGAAAAAAATCATCTCTGATGTGAATGCTTCAGATGAAGATCGTTGGGATGCCGTGATGAAGTTACAAACTTTACCACGTGATTCAAGCCCAAGCCGCCAACGTAACCGCTGTCGCCAAACTGGACGTCCTCATGGCGTTTTACGTAAGTTTGGTTTAAGCCGTATTAAAGTTCGCGAAGCAGCAATGCGTGGCGAAATCCCAGGCCTTAAAAAAGCAAGTTGGTAA
- the rplE gene encoding 50S ribosomal protein L5, giving the protein MAKLHDYYRDQVVNELKSKFNYKSVMQVPRIEKITLNMGVGEALTDKKLLDNAVADLAAISGQKPLITKARKSVAGFKIRQGYPIGCKVTLRGERMWEFLERLITIAVPRIRDFRGLSAKSFDGRGNYSMGVREQIIFPEIDYDKVDRVRGLDITITTSAKSDEEGQALLAAFNFPFRK; this is encoded by the coding sequence ATGGCGAAACTGCATGATTACTACAGAGATCAAGTAGTTAATGAATTGAAATCTAAATTCAACTACAAATCTGTCATGCAAGTCCCACGAATCGAAAAGATTACCCTGAATATGGGGGTGGGTGAAGCATTGACCGATAAAAAATTGCTAGATAACGCAGTAGCAGATTTAGCAGCGATTAGCGGTCAAAAACCTTTAATTACTAAAGCACGCAAATCTGTTGCAGGCTTTAAAATCCGTCAGGGATATCCAATCGGTTGTAAAGTGACACTACGCGGTGAGCGTATGTGGGAGTTCTTAGAACGTTTAATTACAATTGCTGTTCCACGTATTCGTGACTTCCGCGGTTTAAGCGCGAAATCATTTGATGGTCGTGGTAATTATAGCATGGGTGTGCGTGAGCAAATCATCTTCCCTGAAATCGACTATGATAAAGTTGATCGTGTACGTGGTTTAGATATTACTATCACCACAAGTGCGAAGAGTGATGAAGAAGGTCAAGCACTATTAGCTGCCTTTAATTTCCCATTCCGTAAATAA
- the rplX gene encoding 50S ribosomal protein L24 translates to MAAKIRQNDEVIVLAGKSKGKRGKVTKVLSNGKVIVEGVNIITKHQKPVPALGKEGGLVKKEAPIDASNVAIFNPKTNKADRVGFRFEDGKKVRFFKSNNEII, encoded by the coding sequence ATGGCTGCAAAAATTCGTCAAAATGATGAAGTAATTGTTCTTGCCGGTAAAAGCAAGGGCAAACGTGGTAAGGTAACCAAAGTGTTATCTAACGGTAAAGTGATTGTTGAAGGTGTAAATATTATCACTAAACATCAAAAACCAGTTCCTGCTTTAGGCAAAGAAGGTGGTTTAGTGAAGAAAGAAGCTCCGATTGATGCGTCAAATGTTGCGATTTTTAACCCGAAAACAAATAAAGCTGACCGTGTTGGTTTTAGATTTGAAGATGGCAAAAAAGTTCGTTTCTTCAAATCTAATAATGAAATTATTTAA
- the rplN gene encoding 50S ribosomal protein L14 yields the protein MIQEQTMLDVADNSGARSVMCIKVLGGSHRRYAAIGDIIKITVKEAIPRGKVKKGDVLKAVVVRTKKGVRRPDGSVIRFDGNACVILNNNSEQPIGTRIFGPVTRELRSEKFMKIISLAPEVL from the coding sequence ATGATCCAAGAACAGACTATGCTCGACGTAGCTGATAACTCAGGCGCTCGCAGTGTAATGTGTATCAAGGTTCTAGGTGGATCGCACCGTCGTTACGCTGCTATTGGTGATATCATCAAAATTACTGTAAAAGAAGCAATTCCTCGCGGTAAAGTTAAAAAAGGTGATGTATTAAAAGCAGTTGTTGTGCGCACCAAGAAGGGTGTTCGTCGCCCAGATGGATCAGTCATTCGCTTCGATGGTAACGCTTGTGTTATTTTAAACAATAACTCTGAGCAACCAATCGGTACTCGTATTTTTGGACCGGTGACTCGTGAACTTCGTTCTGAGAAATTCATGAAGATCATTTCTTTGGCACCAGAAGTACTGTAA
- the chaA gene encoding Calcium/proton antiporter — translation MTKQHSPLPLWSLILPLLAWGLYFVGIKENPWLQIAAGMLLIGSVLSAVHHAEVVAHKVGEPFGTIILALAITVIEVALIISLMVAGGDNAAYLARDTVFAAIMLILNGILGACLMIGGLKHHEQYFSQKSATTALVTLVSILVLTLILPNFTTSTEGPTYSSAQLLFVAIASLVLYGSFIMVQTVRHRDYFLADDDNPTHHAEPPSRKVALISLLFLIIGLGIVVLLAKALSPIIESLVISAGAPLTLVGVIIAAVVLMPEGLAALTAAHRNRLQTSINLALGSALASIGLTIPAVVIVCLIYDINMVLGLDWKSMVLLCLSAFVAMLSLNHGRTNMLYGIVLLVNLATYVFTVIIP, via the coding sequence ATGACAAAACAACATTCTCCGCTTCCTTTATGGTCTCTTATTTTACCCCTGCTCGCTTGGGGGCTTTATTTCGTAGGCATCAAAGAAAACCCGTGGCTGCAAATTGCTGCCGGCATGTTGCTGATTGGTAGTGTACTTTCTGCCGTTCACCACGCCGAAGTTGTAGCGCATAAAGTTGGCGAACCTTTCGGGACAATTATTTTAGCTTTAGCCATTACGGTCATTGAAGTGGCATTGATTATATCGCTCATGGTTGCCGGTGGTGATAACGCCGCCTATTTAGCACGCGACACGGTTTTTGCTGCGATTATGTTAATCCTTAACGGTATCCTCGGTGCTTGTCTTATGATTGGTGGCTTAAAGCATCACGAACAATATTTTAGCCAGAAATCTGCCACCACCGCGCTGGTCACGCTTGTTTCGATTTTAGTATTAACACTCATTTTACCCAATTTCACTACCTCCACCGAAGGTCCGACTTACAGTTCGGCTCAGTTACTCTTTGTCGCGATCGCCTCCTTAGTACTATACGGATCTTTTATTATGGTACAAACTGTACGCCATCGTGATTATTTCTTAGCTGATGATGACAACCCAACGCATCACGCCGAACCACCAAGTCGCAAAGTGGCATTAATCAGCCTACTTTTCCTCATTATTGGTTTAGGAATCGTTGTCCTCCTTGCCAAAGCACTGTCACCAATTATCGAAAGTTTGGTCATCTCCGCTGGCGCGCCACTCACTTTAGTGGGCGTAATTATCGCCGCAGTGGTATTGATGCCGGAAGGATTAGCCGCGCTAACCGCTGCACACCGCAATCGCCTGCAAACCAGCATTAACTTAGCGCTCGGCTCCGCCCTTGCCAGTATTGGTCTGACCATTCCTGCGGTGGTGATTGTCTGTTTAATTTATGACATTAATATGGTGTTAGGATTAGATTGGAAATCCATGGTATTACTCTGCCTTTCCGCTTTTGTCGCCATGTTATCGCTCAATCATGGAAGAACCAATATGCTGTATGGTATCGTTTTATTGGTCAACCTTGCCACCTATGTCTTTACTGTCATAATCCCATAA
- the lptD gene encoding LPS-assembly protein LptD codes for MKKYSYTLLSLSILTALYSLPSQAATEPTGALRVSGLQQQCLVGVPQITGEMVSGDPNELPVYIEADRVLLNQPTNAIYEGNVDMKQGNRHLVTEYAKVEQEGEGENIQRYAYAKGGFDYKDNQIKVLGSDAKIHLNTKDSDINDADYQFVGRQGRGTAQEAELRETYRELRNATFTSCLPTDDAWLIEAKEIRQHIQEEYLEMWHARFKILGVPVFYTPYLQLPIGDRRRSGLLIPDAGTSSRDGYWYSQPIYWNIAPNFDATITPKYMSHRGWQLNGEFRYLTNLGTGKIAGEYLNRDRYDEYLDKNSSRHLFYWTHSSAFLKNWRLSINYTRVSDKRYFTDFDSDYGSSTDGYADQTMRIAYYQPNYNLAISAKQFQVFDENVSIGPYRALPQIDFNYYKNGLANGLLDFKLFSQAVHFDNDSSEMPTAWRFHFEPSFNMPLSNRYGSLNVETKLYATHYIQKDGKDQVEEMDKSVSRVLPQVKVDLQTLLASNRTFIDGYMQTIEPHIQYLYRPYKDQSKIGSTNNSDYLGFGYDSALLQQDYFSLFRARRYSGLDRISSANQVTLGGTTRFYDANSNERFNFSIGQIYYIQDSRIDENRNNSTQGSSSWALESNWKITDKLQWRGSYLYDTSLHQTSLANTTLEYNPSGMNLIQLNYRYASQEYIDQNLTRGINRYNQDIKQLGVMAAMEVTDNWAIVARYYQDLALKKPVEQYLGLQYNSCCWAIGVGARRYVTSRIDQEPDEVLYDHGISFTFELRGLANDHKSGIERMLKRGKLPYIQAFSL; via the coding sequence ATGAAAAAATATTCTTATACATTACTTTCGTTGTCAATTTTGACCGCACTTTACAGCTTGCCAAGCCAGGCAGCGACCGAACCGACCGGTGCTTTGCGGGTTAGCGGTTTGCAACAACAATGTTTGGTCGGTGTGCCGCAGATTACCGGAGAGATGGTTTCCGGTGATCCGAATGAGTTGCCGGTGTATATCGAAGCCGATCGAGTGTTGCTAAATCAGCCGACCAATGCGATTTATGAAGGCAATGTGGATATGAAACAAGGCAATCGCCATCTTGTCACCGAGTATGCCAAAGTGGAGCAAGAGGGTGAGGGAGAAAATATTCAGCGCTATGCCTATGCGAAAGGAGGATTTGATTATAAAGATAATCAAATCAAGGTATTAGGTTCTGATGCAAAAATTCACCTCAATACAAAAGACAGTGATATTAATGATGCCGATTATCAATTTGTGGGTCGTCAAGGGCGCGGGACTGCGCAAGAGGCGGAGTTGCGCGAAACCTATCGTGAGTTGCGTAATGCGACCTTTACCTCTTGTTTGCCGACGGATGATGCTTGGTTGATTGAGGCGAAGGAAATCCGTCAGCATATTCAAGAAGAATATTTAGAAATGTGGCATGCGCGTTTTAAAATTTTGGGTGTGCCGGTATTTTATACCCCGTATTTGCAATTGCCAATTGGCGATCGTCGTCGTTCTGGCTTGTTAATCCCTGATGCGGGAACTTCTTCGCGCGACGGTTATTGGTATTCGCAACCGATTTATTGGAATATTGCGCCGAATTTTGATGCGACCATTACGCCGAAATATATGTCCCATCGCGGCTGGCAATTAAACGGTGAATTTCGTTATTTAACCAATTTAGGAACGGGAAAAATCGCCGGCGAATATTTAAATCGTGATCGTTATGATGAATATTTGGATAAAAACAGTTCGCGCCATTTATTCTATTGGACACACAGTTCCGCTTTCTTAAAAAATTGGCGTTTGAGCATTAATTATACGCGCGTCAGTGATAAGCGTTATTTCACGGATTTTGACTCGGATTATGGTAGCAGTACTGACGGTTATGCGGATCAAACCATGCGTATCGCCTATTATCAGCCGAATTACAATTTGGCGATTTCCGCTAAACAGTTCCAAGTATTTGATGAAAATGTGTCGATTGGACCTTACCGTGCGTTACCGCAAATTGATTTTAATTACTATAAAAACGGGTTAGCCAATGGTTTGCTTGATTTTAAACTGTTCTCACAAGCGGTACATTTTGATAATGACAGCTCCGAAATGCCAACCGCGTGGCGTTTCCATTTTGAACCGAGTTTCAATATGCCATTGTCTAACCGTTATGGCAGTTTAAATGTGGAAACAAAATTGTACGCGACGCACTATATCCAAAAAGACGGTAAAGATCAGGTTGAGGAAATGGATAAATCCGTGTCGCGCGTGTTGCCGCAAGTAAAAGTGGATTTGCAAACCTTGCTCGCCAGCAACCGCACTTTTATTGACGGATATATGCAAACCATTGAGCCGCATATTCAATATTTGTATCGTCCGTATAAAGATCAAAGCAAAATTGGTAGTACCAATAATTCAGATTATTTAGGGTTTGGTTATGATTCTGCGCTGTTGCAACAAGATTATTTTTCGTTGTTCCGCGCGCGTCGTTATAGCGGTTTAGACAGAATTTCTTCCGCAAACCAAGTTACCTTAGGGGGAACGACGCGTTTTTATGATGCTAATTCTAATGAACGTTTTAATTTCTCGATTGGGCAAATTTATTATATTCAAGATTCAAGAATTGATGAAAACCGTAATAACAGTACGCAAGGTTCATCTTCTTGGGCGTTGGAATCTAATTGGAAAATTACCGATAAATTGCAATGGCGTGGTAGTTATTTATATGACACCAGTTTACATCAAACCTCATTAGCAAATACCACCTTGGAATACAATCCAAGTGGGATGAATTTAATTCAGTTAAATTATCGTTATGCTAGCCAAGAATATATCGATCAGAATTTAACCCGTGGCATTAATCGTTACAATCAGGATATTAAACAATTGGGCGTAATGGCGGCAATGGAAGTCACGGATAACTGGGCGATTGTGGCGCGTTATTATCAAGATTTAGCCTTGAAAAAACCAGTTGAGCAATATTTAGGGTTACAGTATAACTCTTGTTGTTGGGCAATTGGGGTTGGCGCGCGACGCTATGTGACCAGTCGTATCGATCAAGAACCGGATGAGGTGTTATATGATCATGGTATCAGTTTTACCTTTGAATTACGCGGGTTGGCTAATGATCATAAAAGCGGTATTGAGCGTATGTTAAAACGCGGTAAACTACCCTATATTCAAGCCTTTAGTTTATAA
- the tag gene encoding DNA-3-methyladenine glycosylase has protein sequence MPIRCRWAEHSAIYVDYHDHEWGKPQYDSLRLFEKLCLEGQQAGLSWITVLKKREAYRQAFYHFDPVKIAQMSAQDIDRCMQNAGLIRYRAKLEAIVKNAKAYLQMEKCGENFSDFIWSFVNHQPQINDVPSLSAVPAKTAVSAAMSKALKKRGFAFVGETTCYAFMQSMGLVDDHVNDCFCKCK, from the coding sequence ATGCCGATACGTTGTCGTTGGGCGGAACATTCCGCGATTTATGTGGATTATCATGATCATGAATGGGGCAAGCCGCAATATGATAGTTTGCGTTTGTTTGAAAAATTATGTTTGGAAGGACAGCAGGCGGGATTGTCTTGGATTACGGTGTTAAAAAAACGTGAGGCGTATCGTCAGGCGTTTTATCATTTTGATCCGGTAAAAATTGCGCAAATGAGCGCGCAGGATATCGATCGTTGTATGCAAAATGCGGGATTAATTCGGTATCGCGCCAAACTGGAAGCCATTGTAAAAAATGCGAAAGCCTATTTGCAGATGGAAAAGTGCGGTGAAAATTTTAGCGATTTTATTTGGTCGTTTGTCAATCATCAGCCGCAAATTAATGATGTACCCTCGTTGAGCGCGGTGCCGGCGAAAACCGCGGTGTCGGCGGCAATGTCGAAAGCGTTGAAAAAACGTGGCTTTGCTTTTGTTGGCGAGACGACTTGCTATGCGTTTATGCAGTCTATGGGGTTGGTGGATGATCATGTCAATGACTGTTTTTGTAAATGTAAATAA